A genomic window from Anticarsia gemmatalis isolate Benzon Research Colony breed Stoneville strain chromosome 6, ilAntGemm2 primary, whole genome shotgun sequence includes:
- the LOC142973884 gene encoding uncharacterized protein LOC142973884 has translation MLKKLKLYLNKDGCDYSKGLVDPFEFHQTFHRVLVAFKVADIENKQKPTWLNQNAVIFLSGLIATILTFISMGHGVEIFDIPFITESGTYFIVMFYELLILSCTKRNLPQYHKLLRAMQDDFYYICTDGEKYRQKYFENQLLTWKICIFACVFTASIAVGMVVFATLSLLYFLATNGPDDEGSRPLLFPFWLPHVDFGKTPVYETAFIYSNTTAMLYSYNYIFMIQTQIVWIRHITSKCDIVVWSIEDLMNGVYPAANEQEYKYFSTLLVSRMRKIVKHHQEMLSVMEAYAIVYKKLLMFEQKCCGPVVCLTAYCTLEKFEEGDFQPILPLLCFATIVLHFIPSYLCTYLALKVRSICDACWSVPFWLATPVIRPYMVLMMQRALRPLPLHAPGFESISVETFSKKMTSAYSFFNMLRQTNL, from the exons ATGTTAAAGaaactaaaattgtatttaaataaagatgGTTGTGATTATTCAAAAGGGCTTGTTGACCCATTTGAGTTTCATCAAACTTTTCATCGAGTTCTTGTAGCTTTTAAGGTCGCTGATAttgaaaataagcaaaaacCAAC ATGGTTGAATCAAAATGCAGTAATTTTCTTGAGTGGGCTGATAGCTACAATACTGACATTCATTTCGATGGGTCACGGGGTGGAAATTTTCGACATTCCGTTCATTACCGAGTCCGGGACATACTTTATTGTAATGTTCTATGAATTGCTCATATTGTCCTGTACAAAGAGGAATTTGCCTCAATATCACAAGCTCCTAAGAGCAATGCaagatgatttttattatatctgtaCCGACGGAGAAAAATATCG acaaaaatactttgaaaatcAACTGCTGACTTGGAAAATCTGTATATTTGCGTGTGTGTTCACCGCAAGTATTGCAGTCGGCATGGTGGTCTTTGCGACTTTATCGTTACTTTACTTTCTTGCGACAAATGGACCCGATGATGAAGGATCGAGGCCCTTACTATTTCCATTTTGGTTGCCTCACGTAGATTTTGGAAAAACACCGGTCTATGAGACCGCTTTTATATATTCGAATACTACTGCTATGCTTTATTCGTACAATTATATTT TTATGATACAAACACAAATAGTATGGATAAGGCACATCACGTCTAAATGTGACATAGTAGTGTGGAGTATCGAAGATCTTATGAACGGCGTGTACCCAGCAGCCAATGAACAAGAGTACAAATACTTCTCCACTTTGTTAGTGAGCCGTATGAGAAAAATTGTGAAACATCATCAAGAGATGTTAAG TGTAATGGAAGCGTACGCGATCGTGTACAAAAAGTTGTTGATGTTTGAACAGAAGTGTTGCGGACCCGTAGTATGCCTCACTGCTTACTGCACTCTCGAG AAATTCGAGGAAGGTGACTTTCAACCGATATTGCCACTACTTTGTTTTGCCACCATAGTGTTGCACTTTATACCGAGTTATTTGTGCACATATCTCGCCTTGAAA GTGCGATCTATATGTGACGCGTGTTGGAGCGTTCCATTCTGGTTGGCGACGCCAGTGATACGTCCCTACATGGTCCTTATGATGCAGCGAGCGTTACGACCTCTGCCGCTTCATGCGCCCGGCTTTGAGTCTATTTCTGTTGAAACCTTTTCAAAG AAAATGACGTCAGCTTATTCATTTTTCAACATGCTGAGGCAAACCAACTTGTAA